TTAAACCCGATTCAACTTACGGCGTCAACGAAATTCCGCGAATTCTGCGCCGCCCGCCCATTCCTGCGCCACTTTGCTTGCGAAATAGCCGTTTTAACGCCTTACGCGAAGAAACGCGTCCAGAGCGCGGAAAGCGGCATTGAAATCAGCAGCGCAGGCAGCAGATTAACCACCGCGAACATCTTAATACCGCAGATGCGCAGGCCCGTCGCCAGCAGCAGCAAACCGCCCGTCGCGGTAAAATCGCCCATCATCGCGGGTGTGGTCAGCGGCAGGATAAATACCGCGCCGGCGGCGAGCGCTAACTGAATAAGCAGCATCGGCAGGGAAATGGCCGCGACGGCGGCCCCGAGCGTCGTGGCAAAAATCGTGGCGGTGAAGAAATCGAGAAACGCCTTGGCGATAAGCAGGCTGTTGTCGCCGGTCATGCCTTCGCGCATCGCGCCAAAAATGCCGGTTCCGCTCGCGCAAAACAGCACGATGATCGCCACAAAACTCTGCACGAAATTATCCTGCGCGGGCCGCGCGTTTTTACCGGGCCGCAACCGGCGCGCCACGCCGTTCAGGCCATGCACCAGATTGATGATTCCTTTTTCGATATAGCAAAGCTCGCCAATCAGCGCGCCGAGCAGCATCGAGAGCACCATCACCGGCAGGTTCACGCACTTCACCACCAGTAAAATGCCAATGCCGAGCGACGCCAGGCCGAAAATCGAGGGCATCGAACTGCGTAGCCGCTCGGGAAGCCGCTGGCTTAACGCCGCGCCAAGCAATCCGCCCAGCAGCACTGCCGCCGCATTGATAAAAGGTCCGGTTACCACATGGTGCTCCTGCTTTAGTCTGGGTCGCGATGGGCTTCAGCATAAGCCCGTTGCCGGAGTGAGGAAAGTGCGCCCGGTAACGGCATTTTTATGCGAATATGATGATTACTTATTTTAACCATTTATTTTATCCCATAATAATCAAAATGATAAAAAATGCTCAGATTAAAATCATGCTTAAAACCCCGATTTTCTCCGCGCGCTGTCTTGCCCCACGCGGCGTAAGGTGACATGATTGCGCGACTTTTCTCCATCAGACAGGGTGTGTTATGACCGCGCGTTCGCTGCCAGCCGTCATTTCTTCGCGACATTGCACAATGCCGCGCGCCCGTCATGGCTGTCCGCCATACTTCTCCATGCCCACCATGCGGTGAGGCCACCGTACGCTCACTGCCGGACAACAGTAAAACCAGGCGCGCTCTGCTTTTACTGATGTCTCGCGGTCGGAGCTGGTAATCAGTCAGACCACATCGTTTCGCCGGGATACCGTCCCGTTGCCGTGCCCGAAGGCGCTTACACCGACACTCAGGGTTTTTGTGCTTATGAAATCGTTAAAAATTGCCGCCAGCCACGCCGTGGCTCCTCTGCTTTCAACCTCCCGCGACGTGGTGGGGCTCGATAGCACCGACTTCACCGACGTGGCCGCCGTGGTGCTCTCAGTGGCCGATACGCGCAGCGGCATTCTCGCGCTGCTTAAGCGCACCGGGTTTAACCTGCCGGTTTTTGTTTATCTTCAGAATGGCGAAAGCTGCGACGCGCCGGTCAGCGGCACGCTCACGGGAACGTCGCAGGAGTTTCTGGCGCTTGAAACCGCCGCACTCGCGTATGAAGAGAACCTGCTGCCGCCGTTTTTCGACACGCTGACGCAGTATGTAGAGATGCAAAACAGCACGTTCGCATGCCCTGGCCACCAGCACGGCGAGTTCTTTAAAAAGCATCCGGCGGGCAGGCAATTTTACGATTTCTTCGGTGAGAACGTGTTTCGCGCCGATATGTGCAACGCCGACGTCAAACTGGGCGATTTGCTGATCCACGAAGGCTCCGCCAAGCACGCGCAGAAATTTGCCGCGAAGGTGTTTCACGCCGATAAAACCTATTTTGTGCTGAACGGCACGTCGGCAGCCAATAAAGTCGTGACCAACGCGCTGCTGACACAGGGCGATCTGGTGTTGTTCGATCGTAACAACCATAAATCGAACCACCACGGGGCGCTGATCCAAGCGGGCGCGACGCCGGTCTATCTCGAAGCGGCGCGTAACCCGTTCGGGTTTATCGGCGGGATCGACGAGCGCTGCTTCGACGAGGCGTATCTGCGTGAGCTGATTGCCGAAGTCGCGCCGTCGCGCGCGCAGGAGGCGCGTCCGTTCCGCCTGGCGGTGATCCAGCTCGGCACCTACGATGGCACCGTCTATAACGCCCGTCAGGTGGTGGATAAAATCGGCCACCTGTGCGATTACATCCTGTTTGATTCCGCGTGGGTCGGCTACGAGCAGTTTATTCCGATGATGGCCGACTGCTCGCCGCTGCTGCTGGATCTCAATGAAAACGATCCGGGGATTTTCGTCACGCAGTCGGTACACAAACAGCAGGCCGGGTTCTCGCAGACCTCGCAGATCCACAAGAAAGATAACCATATCCGCGGCCAGGCGCGCTTTTGCCCGCACAAGCGGCTCAATAACGCCTTTATGCTGCACGCTTCGACAAGCCCGTTTTATCCGCTGTTCGCGGCGCTGGATGTGAATGCCAAAATCCACGAAGGGGAGAGCGGCAAGCGGTTGTGGGCCGAGTGCGTGGAGCTTGGGATCGAGGCGCGCAAAGCGATCATCGCCAACTGCCACATGATCAAGCCGTTTATCCCGGATACGGTAGCGGGGCGGCCGTGGCAGGATCACCCGACGGACGCCATCGCCCGCGAACGGCGCTTTTTCAGCTTTGAGCCGGGCGCGGCGTGGCACGGTTTCGCGGGATACGCGCGCGAGCAATATTTTGTCGATCCGTGCAAGCTGCTGCTGACCACGCCGGGTATTGATGCCGAAACCGGCGAGTACAGCGATTTTGGCGTCCCGGCGGCGATCCTCGCCAATTACCTGCGTGAAAACGGCATCGTGCCGGAAAAAGCGGATCTTAACTCGATCCTGTTTTTGCTCACACCCGCCGAAAGCGCGCAGAAGATGGCGCATCTGGTCGCGATGCTGGCGCGCTTTGAGCAACATATTGAAGACGATACGCCGCTTGCCGACGTGTTGCCGACGATCTGTCAGAAATACCCGGTGCGCTATAAAGGCTACACGCTGCGCCAGCTCTGTCAGGAGATGCATAACCTGTACGTGAGTTTTGACGTGAAGGCGTTGCAGCGGGCGATGTTCCGCAAAGCCGAGCTGCCGCAGGTGGTGATGAATCCGCAGCAGGCGAATGTGGAGTATATTCGCGGCAACGTGGAGCTGGTGCGTCTGAGCGAGGCCGAAGGGCGCGTGGCGGCGGAAGGCGCGCTGCCGTATCCGCCGGGCGTGTTGTGCGTGGTGCCTGGCGAGGTGTGGGGCGGCGCGGCGTTGCGTTATTTCCTGGCGCTGGAAGAGGGCGTGAACCTGTTACCGGGCTTTTCGCCGGAGTTGCAGGGCGTTTACAGCCAGACCGACCCGGACGGCATTAAGCGGTTGTACGGGTATATGTTGCGCGAATAAGGCGTTATCGGGCGGGTGTTGGGTGTGACGCTGGCGGGTGCGCTTCGCTTACCCGCCCTACATAATTTCAGCGCCTTATGTGTCGTTGGTGATGGCGGGGCGTGAATGGTGGGTGCGCTTCGCTTACCCACCCTACGAGAATGCCATCATTTTTATCGTGTAGGGCGGGTAAGCAACGCGCACCCGCCATAAAACCACCCCACTATCAAAACCAAAAAATCATGCACTTTCATTCGCCCGGCGGTACAACCGCCGCGGGTGGCCAATCTTGCCGTATAGCATCTCTACCGTCAGAAATCCGCTCTCAACACAATGCTCCAGATACCGCCGCGTGGTGGTTTTGCTCAACCCCGTCGCGCTCACCACGTCATCGACCGAAAAAATCTGCTCGCGGCTCTCCACAAACAGCCGCTGCACCAGCGTCAGCGTATTCTCCTCAATCCCCTTTGCGCCGGAATCCGGCCGGAAGCTGCGCGCCTGCAACTGATACAACGAATCCACGTTCTGCTGATCCACAATCTTCCACACCCGCTGCTGCTCGCGAAACTGCACAAAGCGCTCCAGCGAATGGCTAAGGCGCTTCCACGACACCGGCTTTAGCAGATAATCGAACGCGCCGTTGCGGATCGCCTGGCTACAGGTGTCCATGTCGCTCGCGGCGGTAATAAAAATCACCGAACAGGCGCTGTTCTTCAGCGTCAGGCTCTCCGTCAGCGTAATGCCTTTGCCGTCCGGCAGATAATTGTCCAGCAGCACCAGATGCGG
The genomic region above belongs to Cronobacter malonaticus LMG 23826 and contains:
- a CDS encoding DUF554 domain-containing protein, which codes for MVTGPFINAAAVLLGGLLGAALSQRLPERLRSSMPSIFGLASLGIGILLVVKCVNLPVMVLSMLLGALIGELCYIEKGIINLVHGLNGVARRLRPGKNARPAQDNFVQSFVAIIVLFCASGTGIFGAMREGMTGDNSLLIAKAFLDFFTATIFATTLGAAVAAISLPMLLIQLALAAGAVFILPLTTPAMMGDFTATGGLLLLATGLRICGIKMFAVVNLLPALLISMPLSALWTRFFA
- a CDS encoding ornithine decarboxylase yields the protein MKSLKIAASHAVAPLLSTSRDVVGLDSTDFTDVAAVVLSVADTRSGILALLKRTGFNLPVFVYLQNGESCDAPVSGTLTGTSQEFLALETAALAYEENLLPPFFDTLTQYVEMQNSTFACPGHQHGEFFKKHPAGRQFYDFFGENVFRADMCNADVKLGDLLIHEGSAKHAQKFAAKVFHADKTYFVLNGTSAANKVVTNALLTQGDLVLFDRNNHKSNHHGALIQAGATPVYLEAARNPFGFIGGIDERCFDEAYLRELIAEVAPSRAQEARPFRLAVIQLGTYDGTVYNARQVVDKIGHLCDYILFDSAWVGYEQFIPMMADCSPLLLDLNENDPGIFVTQSVHKQQAGFSQTSQIHKKDNHIRGQARFCPHKRLNNAFMLHASTSPFYPLFAALDVNAKIHEGESGKRLWAECVELGIEARKAIIANCHMIKPFIPDTVAGRPWQDHPTDAIARERRFFSFEPGAAWHGFAGYAREQYFVDPCKLLLTTPGIDAETGEYSDFGVPAAILANYLRENGIVPEKADLNSILFLLTPAESAQKMAHLVAMLARFEQHIEDDTPLADVLPTICQKYPVRYKGYTLRQLCQEMHNLYVSFDVKALQRAMFRKAELPQVVMNPQQANVEYIRGNVELVRLSEAEGRVAAEGALPYPPGVLCVVPGEVWGGAALRYFLALEEGVNLLPGFSPELQGVYSQTDPDGIKRLYGYMLRE
- a CDS encoding response regulator; translation: MPPEMTDVLIVEDENQLAALHAEMVKQHSHLRLVGMAATLADAEQQIREKRPHLVLLDNYLPDGKGITLTESLTLKNSACSVIFITAASDMDTCSQAIRNGAFDYLLKPVSWKRLSHSLERFVQFREQQRVWKIVDQQNVDSLYQLQARSFRPDSGAKGIEENTLTLVQRLFVESREQIFSVDDVVSATGLSKTTTRRYLEHCVESGFLTVEMLYGKIGHPRRLYRRANESA